The following proteins come from a genomic window of Populus nigra chromosome 6, ddPopNigr1.1, whole genome shotgun sequence:
- the LOC133696041 gene encoding uncharacterized protein LOC133696041 — translation MALKPIDNALPLPHETAKFGVNEESKIASLPPPPADPIIDYISSENLEPISDPESEIQGLVEELDSKDWTRVCESLNNVRRFALYHSLLLLPILEKVMLMVVKAMKNPRSALCKTSIMASSDIFKVFGDQSLDSANNAFDNLLLQLLLKASQDKRFVCEEADKALNAMVKSMTPLPLLNKLRPYVRHINPRIRAKAAITISNSVSKMGLEAMNEFGLVSLVQMAADLLNDRLPEAREAARNIVTCIYEAYTRNEEQKQESWQNFCQSSLPPIHAQSMVKITSSQ, via the exons ATGGCACTGAAACCTATTGACAACGCTCTTCCACTTCCACATGAAACTGCCAAATTTGGAGTAAATGAAGAAAGCAAGATTGCATCATTGCCTCCTCCTCCTGCAGATCCGATCATTGATTATATCTCTTCTGAGAATCTTGAACCCATTTCAGATCCTGAATCCGAGATCCAG GGTTTAGTAGAAGAGTTAGATTCAAAGGACTGGACAAGGGTTTGCGAGTCGCTGAATAATGTTAGGAGATTTGCACTCTATCACTCGTTGCTCTTGCTGCCAATCtt GGAAAAGGTGATGTTAATGGTGGTGAAAGCTATGAAGAATCCAAGAAGTGCTTTGTGCAAGACATCTATCATGGCTTCATCTGATATTTTCAAGGTCTTTGGTGACCAGTCACTTGACTCTGCTAATAACGCATTTGATAACTTG CTGTTGCAACTACTACTGAAAGCTTCCCAAGACAAAAGGTTCGTGTGTGAAGAAGCAGATAAAGCATTAAATGCAATGGTGAAATCCATGACCCCTCTGCCTTTGCTCAATAAGCTCCGGCCTTATGTTAGACATATCAACCCTAGAATCAGGGCCAAAGCTGCCATAACAATCTCTAACTCTGTCTCCAAGatg GGCCTAGAAGCAATGAACGAATTTGGGTTGGTTTCGCTGGTTCAAATGGCTGCAGATTTGTTGAATGATAGATTGCCTGAGGCAAGAGAAGCGGCAAGGAACATCGTGACTTGTATATATGAAGCATATACCAGAAATGAGGAGCAGAAGCAGGAATCATGGCAAAACTTTTGCCAATCCAGTTTACCACCTATTCATGCTCAGTCTATGGTCAAAATTACTAGTTCTCAATAA
- the LOC133696940 gene encoding pentatricopeptide repeat-containing protein At3g06920, with the protein MMLRNPGIVLSYNSRCWYILINSRKLASFSNGPPSDLGGKSHLCNEGVNQENSRSSDGVRRGVDDVCHVLESGSWGPALENSLSMFNEKPQPELVIGVLRRLKDVNQAVNYFRWVERKSEEPLSPEAYNSLLMVMVRTRNFDYLEQILGEMSIAGFGPTNYTCVELVASCVKSRKLIEAFDLLQMMRHFKFRPAFSAYTTLIGALSEVGESDRMLALFNEMQELGYEVNVHLLTTLIRVFSREGRVDAALSLLDEMKSNTFDADIVLYNVCIDCFGKVGKVDMAWKFFHEMKANGIVPDDVTYTSMMGVLCKANRLDEAVEIFEQMEQNRQVPCAYAYNTMIMGYGSAGKFDEAYSLLERQRAKGCIPSVVAYNCILTCLGKKGKTDKALRIFEEMKRDAMPNLPTYNIIIGMLCKAGNVEAAFKVRDAMKEAGLFPNVRTINIMIDRLCKAQKLDEACSIFEGMDHKVCSPDGATFCSLIDGLGKQGRVDDAYRIYERMLDADQIPNVVVYTSLIRNFFKCDRKEDGHKMYKEMMRSGCSPDLMLLNTYMDCVFKAGETEKGRALFEEIKARGFLPDTRSYSILIHSLVKAGFARETYELYYAMKDQGCVLDTRAYNTVIDGFCKSGKVNKAYQLLEEMKAMGHHPTVVTYGSVVDGLAKIDRLDEAYMLFEEAKSNGIELNQVIYSSLIDGFGKVGRVDEAYLVMEEMMQKGLTPNVYTWNCLLDGLVKAEEINEALVCFQSMKDLKCTPNQITYCILINGLCKVRKFNKAFVFWQEMQKQGLKPNTITYTAMISGLAKSGNVAQASSLFERFRASGGIPDSASYNAMIEGLSIANRALDAYQLFEETRLKGCSIHTKTCVALLDALHKAECLEQAAIVGAVLRETAKSQHAVRSW; encoded by the exons ATGATGTTGAGGAACCCGG GAATAGTATTGAGTTACAATTCAAGGTGTTGGTACATTTTAATCAATTCAAGGAAGTTGGCTTCATTTTCTAATGGCCCTCCTTCAGATTTGGGTGGGAAATCTCATCTCTGTAATGAAGGGGTCAATCAAGAAAACTCGAGGAGTTCTGATGGTGTGAGACGGGGAGTAGATGACGTGTGCCATGTTTTGGAAAGTGGTTCATGGGGACCAGCCCTTGAGAATTCTTTGTCAATGTTTAATGAAAAACCTCAACCTGAGTTGGTTATTGGAGTGTTAAGGAGGTTGAAAGATGTTAATCAAGCAGTGAATTATTTCCGTTGGGTCGAGAGGAAAAGTGAGGAACCACTTAGTCCGGAAGCTTATAATTCACTTCTTATGGTGATGGTTAGAACTAGGAATTTTGATTACTTAGAGCAGATTCTGGGAGAGATGAGTATTGCAGGATTTGGGCCTACTAATTACACTTGCGTGGAGTTAGTTGCGAGCTGTGTTAAATCACGGAAGCTTATAGAAGCTTTTGATCTCCTGCAAATGATGAGGCATTTTAAATTTCGCCCGGCGTTTTCTGCTTACACAACTTTGATCGGTGCTTTGTCTGAAGTAGGTGAATCTGATCGCATGCTTGCTCTTTTCAATGAAATGCAAGAGCTGGGTTACGAAGTGAATGTGCATTTGCTTACGACTCTAATTCGTGTGTTTTCCAGGGAGGGTCGTGTTGATGCTGCTCTCTCCCTACTGGATGAAATGAAGAGCAACACTTTTGATGCTGATATTGTGCTTTATAATGTTTGCATAGACTGCTTTGGTAAGGTGGGAAAGGTGGATATGGCTTGGAAATTTTTTCATGAGATGAAGGCAAATGGTATAGTGCCTGATGATGTGACTTATACTAGCATGATGGGTGTTCTATGCAAAGCCAACAGACTTGATGAAGCCGTGGAGATATTTGAGCAGATGGAGCAAAACAGACAAGTTCCATGTGCGTATGCTTACAACACCATGATTATGGGTTATGGATCAGCTGGAAAGTTTGACGAGGCATACAGTTTGCTTGAGAGGCAAAGGGCAAAAGGGTGCATTCCAAGTGTGGTTGCGTATAATTGCATTCTTACTTGCCTTGGGAAGAAGGGAAAAACAGACAAGGCATTAAGAATTTTTGAGGAGATGAAGAGAGATGCAATGCCCAATCTTCCAACATATAACATTATAATAGGCATGCTTTGCAAGGCTGGAAATGTCGAGGCTGCTTTCAAGGTTCGGGATGCCATGAAAGAGGCTGGCTTGTTTCCTAATGTCAGAACCATAAACATAATGATCGATAGGCTGTGTAAAGCTCAAAAGCTTGATGAAGCTTGTTCAATATTTGAAGGAATGGATCATAAAGTTTGCTCCCCAGATGGTGCTACATTCTGTTCGCTTATAGATGGTTTGGGCAAGCAAGGTAGAGTGGATGATGCTTACAGGATTTATGAACGGATGCTGGATGCTGATCAAATTCCAAATGTTGTTGTTTATACATCCCTCATCAGAAATTTCTTCAAGTGTGACAGGAAGGAGGATGGTCACAAGATGTACAAAGAAATGATGCGTAGTGGATGTTCTCCTGACCTCATGCTCCTGAATACCTACATGGATTGTGTTTTCAAGGCTGGTGAAACTGAGAAAGGCAGGGCTTTGTTTGAGGAAATAAAGGCTCGAGGGTTTCTTCCTGATACAAGAAGCTATTCGATCCTAATCCATAGCCTTGTGAAAGCTGGTTTCGCACGGGAAACCTACGAGTTATATTATGCAATGAAGGACCAGGGCTGTGTTTTGGACACCCGTGCATACAACACTGTTATTGATGGGTTCTGCAAGTCAGGTAAGGTGAACAAAGCTTATCAGCTACTGGAGGAAATGAAGGCAATGGGCCACCATCCAACTGTTGTGACCTATGGTTCTGTCGTTGATGGCCTTGCTAAAATTGATAGACTTGATGAAGCATACATGCTCTTCGAGGAAGCAAAGTCGAATGGCATAGAGTTAAATCAGGTGATCTATAGTAGTCTTATTGATGGTTTTGGAAAAGTTGGTAGAGTTGATGAAGCATATCTAGTTATGGAAGAAATGATGCAGAAAGGTTTAACGCCCAATGTATACACATGGAATTGCTTGCTGGATGGATTGGTGAAAGCCGAGGAAATTAATGAGGCCCTTGTCTGCTTTCAGTCCATGAAAGACTTGAAATGCACTCCAAATCAGATAACTTATTGCATTCTCATAAATGGCCTCTGTAAGGTTAGGAAATTTAACAAGGCCTTTGTGTTTTGGCAAGAGATGCAAAAGCAAGGGTTAAAACCCAATACCATCACCTACACTGCCATGATCTCTGGACTTGCGAAGTCTGGAAATGTTGCACAGGCAAGTAGTCTATTTGAGAGATTTAGGGCAAGTGGGGGAATACCTGATTCTGCTAGTTATAATGCTATGATAGAAGGGCTGAGCATCGCAAATAGGGCACTGGACGCATATCAACTTTTTGAGGAAACTCGGTTGAAGGGTTGCAGTATTCATACCAAGACTTGTGTTGCACTTTTGGATGCACTGCATAAGGCCGAATGTCTTGAGCAGGCGGCAATAGTGGGGGCTGTTTTGAGGGAAACAGCAAAATCTCAACATGCTGTAAGATCTTGGTAA